The proteins below are encoded in one region of Prevotella melaninogenica ATCC 25845:
- a CDS encoding porin family protein yields MKKLLLLVCAAVMSLSASAQAGDKAVGAQLVFGSKTNSIGLGVKGQYYFTDQIRGEASFDYFFKNQGISMWDINANVHYLFDVADKFKVYPVAGLGYTNWSYKYEIPNVAVSEGSDGRIAVNLGGGAEYELTKDLSVNAELKYQIISNYNQLLLGVGVAYKF; encoded by the coding sequence ATGAAAAAACTTTTACTTTTAGTATGTGCTGCAGTTATGAGTCTTTCAGCTTCAGCGCAGGCAGGCGATAAGGCAGTAGGTGCACAGCTCGTATTTGGTTCAAAGACAAACAGCATCGGTCTTGGTGTTAAGGGTCAGTACTACTTCACAGATCAGATTAGAGGTGAGGCTTCTTTTGACTACTTCTTCAAGAATCAGGGTATCTCAATGTGGGATATCAATGCAAATGTTCACTACCTCTTTGATGTAGCAGACAAATTTAAGGTATATCCAGTTGCTGGTCTTGGCTATACAAACTGGTCATACAAGTATGAAATTCCAAATGTTGCTGTAAGTGAGGGTTCAGATGGTCGTATCGCTGTAAACCTCGGTGGTGGTGCAGAGTATGAGCTTACTAAGGACTTGAGCGTAAACGCTGAGTTGAAGTATCAGATTATTAGCAACTACAACCAGTTGCTACTTGGTGTAGGTGTAGCTTACAAGTTCTAA
- a CDS encoding DUF3316 domain-containing protein: MNLKKSLFRCFSLSAIILFALSSPTLAQDTLRSNKVITNTQMLGIGAVNTLDTYLSPEEYTGTEFRYISHSVRENGTKLSRELVHQAQILSVRNRRENNNELGGFYNFQYNWQYALGQWNVGEGELRLKVGGGVDTRLGFLYNMRNSNNPAQAYGQVNIAPNAVAAYHFRLRNLPFQLRYEVQVPLLGLAFSPNYGQSYYEIFTRDNYDHNLVVTSPISAPSLRQQLTLDFTVRHTTFRVGYLGDYQQAKINQLRQHVWSNLLVLGIVRKFSINKFIP, from the coding sequence ATGAACCTAAAAAAGTCCTTATTTCGCTGTTTCTCCCTTTCAGCAATAATTCTTTTCGCTTTATCATCACCAACACTTGCACAGGACACACTGCGTAGTAACAAGGTAATTACCAATACACAGATGTTGGGAATAGGTGCTGTAAACACTCTCGACACCTATCTTTCACCCGAAGAATATACAGGAACAGAGTTTCGTTATATCTCTCATTCTGTGCGTGAGAACGGAACCAAGCTATCAAGAGAACTCGTACATCAGGCACAAATACTATCAGTACGTAATCGAAGGGAGAATAACAACGAGTTGGGTGGCTTCTACAACTTCCAATACAACTGGCAATATGCCTTAGGACAATGGAACGTTGGAGAGGGAGAACTACGCTTAAAAGTGGGTGGAGGAGTTGATACACGACTCGGTTTCCTTTACAATATGCGTAATTCTAACAATCCTGCACAGGCTTACGGACAAGTGAATATCGCTCCGAATGCTGTTGCTGCCTACCATTTCCGTCTTCGAAATCTTCCTTTCCAACTGCGATATGAAGTGCAAGTACCGCTTCTTGGACTGGCCTTCTCGCCCAATTACGGACAGAGTTATTACGAGATTTTCACTCGTGACAACTATGATCATAACCTTGTTGTCACATCTCCTATATCTGCTCCATCGCTCCGCCAGCAGCTTACTCTTGATTTCACGGTTCGTCATACAACCTTCCGTGTTGGCTATCTTGGCGATTATCAGCAGGCAAAGATTAACCAACTGCGCCAGCATGTATGGAGTAATCTCCTTGTATTAGGTATTGTTCGTAAGTTTTCTATCAATAAGTTCATCCCATGA
- a CDS encoding pseudouridine synthase — protein MAEEFENKEVQSEQNENSRDGYSAAEQGGYQREYRGTGRTQRPRIHSQRAYSSDKANSSNDEGGFRPEGFGSGLQSAGRPQQGGYRPRQNSYGGGYNNNRGGYQSRPQQGGYRPRYNSNGEEGGYQPRQQGGYNRGGYQSRPQQGGYRPRYNNDENGYQPQAYRPRYNANNGAEGEENNNYQANQGGYQPRQGGYQPRQQGGYQSRGGYNNNRGGYNNNRGGYQSRGGYNNNRGGYNNRGGYNQGGYRQHSTDYDPNAKYSLKKRIEYKEENYDPNEPIRLNKYLANAGVCSRREADEFILSGAVTVNGEVVKELGSKVMRTDEVYFQDKLVSLEKKVYVLLNKPKDYVTTSDDPQQRKTVMDLVKGACPERIYPVGRLDRNTTGVLLLTNDGDLASKLTHPKFLKKKVYHVFLDKAITANDLQKISDGIELEDGEIKADAIEYADPQDQTQVGIEIHSGKNRIVRRIFESLGYRVVKLDRVQFAGLTKKNVRRGDWRFLTEKEVDMLRMGAFE, from the coding sequence ATGGCAGAAGAATTCGAGAACAAAGAAGTTCAGTCTGAGCAGAATGAGAACAGCCGCGACGGCTATTCAGCAGCCGAACAAGGCGGCTATCAAAGAGAGTACCGTGGCACAGGACGTACACAACGTCCACGTATTCACAGCCAACGCGCTTACAGCAGCGACAAGGCTAATAGCAGTAATGACGAAGGCGGATTCCGTCCAGAGGGCTTCGGCTCTGGCTTACAGAGTGCAGGTCGTCCACAGCAGGGTGGCTATCGTCCACGTCAGAACAGCTATGGTGGCGGATATAACAACAACCGTGGTGGTTATCAGAGCCGTCCACAGCAGGGTGGCTATCGTCCACGTTACAACAGTAATGGTGAGGAAGGCGGTTACCAGCCACGCCAGCAGGGTGGATACAACCGTGGTGGATACCAAAGTCGTCCACAGCAGGGTGGCTATCGTCCACGTTACAACAATGATGAGAATGGCTATCAGCCACAGGCTTATCGTCCACGTTACAACGCCAACAATGGTGCTGAGGGCGAGGAGAACAACAACTATCAGGCAAATCAGGGCGGTTACCAGCCACGTCAGGGTGGATACCAGCCTCGTCAGCAGGGTGGTTATCAGAGTCGTGGCGGATACAACAATAACCGTGGTGGTTATAACAACAATCGTGGTGGATACCAGAGCCGTGGTGGATACAACAATAACCGCGGTGGTTATAACAACCGTGGCGGATACAACCAGGGTGGTTACCGTCAGCATAGTACTGATTATGATCCAAATGCAAAGTATTCACTCAAGAAGCGTATTGAATACAAGGAGGAGAACTACGATCCAAATGAGCCAATCCGCTTGAACAAGTACCTTGCTAATGCTGGTGTTTGCTCACGTCGTGAGGCTGATGAATTCATCCTTTCAGGTGCAGTAACCGTAAATGGCGAGGTTGTAAAAGAGCTCGGTAGCAAGGTTATGCGTACTGATGAGGTGTACTTCCAGGACAAGTTGGTTTCATTGGAGAAGAAGGTTTACGTTCTTTTGAACAAACCAAAGGATTATGTTACTACAAGCGACGACCCACAGCAGCGTAAGACTGTTATGGACCTCGTGAAGGGTGCTTGTCCAGAGCGTATCTATCCAGTTGGTCGTCTTGACCGTAACACAACTGGTGTACTGCTCCTTACTAACGATGGCGACCTTGCTTCAAAGCTTACTCACCCTAAGTTCTTGAAGAAGAAGGTATATCACGTATTCCTCGACAAGGCTATTACAGCTAATGACTTGCAGAAGATTTCTGACGGTATTGAGTTGGAAGATGGCGAGATCAAGGCTGACGCAATCGAATATGCTGACCCACAGGATCAGACTCAGGTTGGTATTGAGATTCATAGCGGTAAGAACCGTATCGTACGTCGTATCTTCGAGAGCCTCGGCTATCGCGTCGTAAAACTCGACCGTGTACAGTTTGCTGGTTTGACAAAGAAGAACGTACGTCGTGGTGATTGGCGCTTCCTCACTGAGAAGGAAGTTGACATGCTGCGTATGGGTGCTTTTGAATAA
- a CDS encoding FKBP-type peptidyl-prolyl cis-trans isomerase, with translation MTKNIKMLIRRAASAFCLGGMMLSAGLFTSCTENDNTVEEFANWQSKNETYWNKLYTATQQKIKSGDTSWKIILNYTFQNQKQTSGSALTYSPEDYIIAHVEQAGAGTASPLYSDSVSMHYMGRLIPSTTYTSGLIFDKSWSNNTFNATTSRPAHSNLGLTYNSEGKAVSLVDGFTTALMSMHRGDHWTVYIPYQLGYGASASGMVPAYSTLIFDLRLVDFSHPGTKLKDS, from the coding sequence ATGACAAAGAATATAAAGATGCTTATTCGTCGTGCTGCAAGTGCCTTCTGCTTGGGCGGGATGATGCTTTCTGCAGGTCTCTTTACCTCTTGTACAGAGAACGATAACACTGTAGAGGAATTTGCTAATTGGCAGTCGAAGAACGAAACTTATTGGAATAAGCTTTATACTGCAACACAGCAGAAAATTAAGAGTGGGGACACTTCTTGGAAGATAATACTTAATTATACTTTCCAAAATCAGAAACAGACTTCTGGTTCTGCACTGACTTATAGTCCTGAGGATTATATCATTGCACATGTAGAGCAGGCTGGAGCAGGCACAGCAAGTCCGTTGTATTCTGATTCTGTGTCTATGCACTATATGGGTCGTCTGATTCCATCTACGACTTATACGTCAGGGCTTATCTTTGATAAGTCATGGTCGAATAATACTTTCAATGCAACAACATCACGTCCAGCACATAGCAACCTTGGTCTGACCTATAATTCAGAGGGTAAGGCGGTAAGTCTTGTCGATGGATTTACAACAGCTTTGATGTCAATGCATCGTGGTGATCATTGGACAGTGTATATCCCTTATCAGTTGGGTTATGGTGCGAGTGCTTCGGGTATGGTGCCAGCTTACTCAAC
- a CDS encoding DNA gyrase/topoisomerase IV subunit A, giving the protein MDDEIKDLDGQTPEEETQEQDSHSDYKPADRFDASAVHHLSGMYKNWFLDYASYVILERAVPHIEDGLKPVQRRILHSMKRMDDGRYNKVANIVGHTMQFHPHGDASIGDALVQLGQKDLLIDMQGNWGNILTGDRAAAPRYIEARLSKFALETVFNPKTTEWQLSYDGRNKEPITLPVKFPLLLAQGAEGIAVGLSSKILPHNLNDICDAAISYLRGEEFNLYPDFPTGGSIDVSKYNDGQRGGVLKVRAKVEKLDNKTLVIREVPFTKTANTLQESITKAVEKGKLKIRRVEDMTASEVEIQLHLTPGTSSDKTIDALYAFTDCEINISPNCCVIRDNKPEFLTVSDVLRNSAEHTKALLKLELEIRKHELEEQLFYNSLERIFIEDRIYKERKFETAKDIDEVVSFVDSKLEPYKKTFIREVTRDDIIRLLEIKMQRILKFNKDKADELIQKIKAEIAEIDKDLSEMVRVTIEWFTHLKEKYGSDHPRRTEIKSFDTIVAAKVVDANEKLYIDRQEGFIGTGLKKAEFVQNCSDLDDVIIFYRDGKYKVIRIADKVFVGKGVLHVQVFKKNDKRTIYNVVYRDGKTGPYYIKRFNVTSITRDKEYDVTLGTPGSKINYFTANPNGEAELIKITLDPNPDKKKQNIFMERDFASILIKGRAAKGNLLTKESIHRISLKSHGHSTLGGRKVWFDPDVNRINYEDHGRYLGEFSDQDSILVILKNGEFYITNFDASNHYEDNILRIEKFDADKPWTAVIFDADNQGYPYLKRFQMEASKRHQNFIGDNPDSQMVLLTDVAFPRIQITYGGADAARGTEEIDAEQFVGVKGFKAKGKRLTTWTVDKIEELEPTRLPEEEKTDDESNEDDVQEENSAATEKEENLDPDAGKSQQQVIDEITGQLNLFDNE; this is encoded by the coding sequence ATGGATGACGAAATAAAAGACTTGGATGGACAGACTCCTGAGGAAGAGACTCAGGAACAGGATTCCCATTCCGATTATAAACCTGCCGATAGGTTTGATGCCTCTGCCGTACATCATCTCTCTGGCATGTACAAAAACTGGTTCTTAGATTACGCCAGCTACGTAATCTTGGAACGTGCCGTACCTCATATCGAGGACGGCTTGAAGCCTGTACAACGCCGTATTCTCCATTCTATGAAACGAATGGATGATGGACGATACAATAAGGTAGCAAACATCGTAGGTCATACGATGCAGTTTCACCCACATGGTGATGCCTCTATTGGTGACGCCTTGGTGCAGTTAGGACAGAAAGACCTACTCATCGACATGCAGGGTAACTGGGGAAACATTCTCACTGGTGACCGTGCTGCTGCGCCACGATACATTGAGGCGCGCCTATCAAAGTTTGCCTTAGAGACTGTATTCAATCCGAAGACAACCGAATGGCAACTTTCTTATGACGGAAGAAACAAAGAGCCGATTACGCTTCCTGTAAAGTTCCCACTGCTTTTAGCACAGGGTGCTGAAGGTATCGCTGTAGGCTTGTCATCCAAGATTCTTCCACATAACCTCAACGACATCTGCGATGCAGCTATCAGCTATCTGCGTGGTGAGGAGTTTAACCTCTATCCAGACTTCCCAACAGGTGGTAGCATTGATGTATCGAAGTATAATGATGGTCAGCGGGGTGGTGTTCTGAAGGTGCGCGCAAAGGTTGAGAAGCTCGATAATAAAACCCTCGTCATCCGTGAGGTTCCTTTTACAAAGACCGCTAACACGCTTCAAGAGTCTATTACGAAGGCTGTTGAGAAAGGCAAACTAAAGATTCGAAGAGTAGAGGACATGACTGCTTCGGAAGTGGAGATTCAACTTCATCTTACACCGGGTACGTCAAGCGACAAGACTATTGATGCCCTCTATGCTTTCACTGATTGCGAGATAAACATTTCACCAAACTGCTGTGTCATCCGAGATAACAAGCCAGAGTTCCTCACGGTGTCTGATGTATTGCGCAATTCTGCCGAACATACGAAGGCTTTATTGAAGTTAGAGTTAGAGATTCGCAAGCATGAATTAGAAGAACAGTTGTTCTACAACTCGCTTGAACGTATCTTCATCGAGGACCGTATCTATAAGGAGCGTAAGTTCGAAACAGCTAAGGATATTGATGAAGTTGTGAGCTTCGTTGACTCAAAACTCGAGCCATATAAGAAGACGTTTATCCGTGAGGTGACACGTGACGACATCATCCGCCTTTTGGAAATCAAGATGCAACGTATTCTGAAGTTCAATAAGGATAAGGCTGACGAACTGATTCAGAAGATTAAGGCAGAGATTGCCGAGATTGACAAGGACCTTAGTGAGATGGTTCGCGTCACTATCGAGTGGTTCACACACTTGAAAGAGAAGTACGGAAGCGACCATCCACGTCGTACAGAGATTAAGAGTTTCGATACGATTGTTGCTGCTAAGGTGGTAGATGCCAACGAGAAATTATATATTGATCGTCAGGAAGGTTTCATTGGTACAGGTCTTAAGAAGGCAGAGTTCGTTCAGAACTGCTCTGACCTCGATGACGTGATTATCTTCTACCGTGATGGTAAGTATAAGGTTATCCGAATTGCCGACAAAGTGTTTGTGGGTAAGGGAGTTCTTCACGTACAAGTGTTTAAGAAGAACGACAAGCGTACGATTTATAACGTTGTTTATCGTGACGGAAAGACAGGACCTTACTATATCAAACGCTTCAACGTGACTTCTATCACACGTGATAAGGAATACGACGTAACCCTCGGTACGCCTGGTTCAAAGATTAACTACTTCACAGCCAACCCTAATGGTGAGGCTGAGTTGATAAAGATTACACTCGATCCGAACCCAGATAAGAAGAAGCAAAACATCTTCATGGAGCGTGACTTTGCAAGTATTCTCATTAAGGGACGTGCTGCAAAGGGTAATCTGCTGACCAAAGAGAGTATTCATCGCATCTCACTCAAGAGCCACGGACACTCTACATTGGGTGGACGAAAGGTGTGGTTCGACCCAGATGTCAACCGTATCAACTACGAAGACCATGGTCGTTACCTTGGAGAGTTCTCTGATCAAGACAGCATCCTTGTGATACTTAAGAACGGAGAGTTCTATATTACCAACTTTGACGCATCCAACCACTACGAAGATAACATTCTCCGTATAGAGAAGTTTGATGCTGATAAGCCTTGGACTGCTGTCATCTTCGATGCCGACAATCAGGGCTATCCATACCTGAAGCGATTCCAGATGGAAGCAAGTAAGCGTCATCAGAACTTTATTGGTGACAATCCTGATTCGCAGATGGTACTGCTGACTGATGTTGCCTTCCCTCGCATACAGATTACTTATGGTGGTGCTGATGCGGCACGTGGCACTGAGGAGATTGATGCAGAGCAGTTTGTTGGCGTGAAGGGATTCAAGGCAAAGGGTAAACGATTGACAACTTGGACAGTTGACAAGATTGAAGAGCTGGAGCCAACACGCTTACCTGAAGAGGAAAAAACTGATGACGAGAGCAATGAAGATGATGTACAAGAAGAGAATTCTGCAGCTACTGAAAAGGAAGAGAACCTCGATCCGGATGCAGGTAAGTCTCAACAGCAGGTCATCGATGAGATTACTGGTCAGCTAAACCTCTTCGACAATGAATAA
- the purB gene encoding adenylosuccinate lyase codes for MTLDALTAVSPIDGRYRSKTESLADYFSEYALIRYRVRVEIEYFITLCELPLPQLESFNSALFEQLRDIYRNFDEASAARVKEIESITNHDVKAVEYFIKEEFDKIGGLDDYKEFIHFGLTSQDINNTSVPLSVKEALEEVFYPQVEELIAQLKEYAEAWEDVPMLAKTHGQPASPTRLGKEVEVYVYRLSEQLATLRNCKMTAKFGGATGNFNAHHVAYPQHDWRAFGNRFVSEKLGLEREQWTTQISNYDHLGSVFDAIRRINTIIIDLDRDFWMYISMEYFKQKIKAGEVGSSAMPHKVNPIDFENSEGNLGVANAILQFLAQKLPVSRLQRDLTDSTVLRNVGVPVGHSVIAIQSTLKGLRKLILNEEKLREDLENTWAVVAEAIQTILRREAYPHPYEALKALTRTNEKMTEETIHAFVQTLNVSDSVKAELMAITPYNYTGI; via the coding sequence ATGACCCTTGACGCATTAACAGCCGTATCGCCTATTGACGGACGCTATAGAAGTAAAACGGAAAGTCTTGCTGACTATTTCTCAGAGTACGCACTTATCCGTTATCGTGTTCGCGTAGAAATTGAGTATTTCATCACGCTTTGCGAGTTACCATTACCACAATTGGAAAGCTTTAACAGCGCCCTCTTTGAACAGTTGCGCGACATCTATCGCAACTTTGATGAGGCTTCGGCAGCACGTGTAAAGGAAATTGAGAGCATCACCAATCACGATGTAAAGGCGGTTGAATATTTCATCAAAGAGGAGTTTGACAAGATTGGCGGACTCGATGACTACAAGGAGTTCATCCACTTCGGACTGACTTCACAGGACATCAACAATACAAGTGTGCCATTGTCTGTAAAGGAAGCTCTCGAAGAAGTATTCTATCCACAGGTTGAGGAGCTGATTGCGCAACTGAAGGAATACGCTGAAGCATGGGAAGACGTACCAATGTTGGCAAAGACACATGGTCAGCCAGCCTCTCCTACTCGATTGGGCAAGGAAGTTGAGGTTTATGTTTATCGTCTCAGTGAACAGCTCGCAACCTTACGCAACTGCAAGATGACAGCTAAGTTTGGTGGTGCTACAGGTAACTTTAATGCGCATCACGTAGCTTATCCACAGCATGATTGGCGTGCCTTTGGCAATCGCTTTGTCAGTGAGAAATTAGGATTAGAACGTGAGCAGTGGACTACACAGATTAGCAACTACGACCACTTAGGTAGCGTGTTTGATGCCATTCGTCGAATCAATACCATCATCATCGACCTTGACCGCGACTTCTGGATGTACATCTCAATGGAGTATTTCAAGCAGAAGATTAAGGCAGGAGAAGTTGGTTCAAGTGCAATGCCACACAAGGTAAACCCAATCGACTTCGAGAATAGTGAGGGTAACCTCGGTGTAGCAAATGCAATCTTACAGTTCTTGGCACAGAAGTTGCCAGTAAGTCGTCTGCAGCGTGACCTTACAGACTCAACAGTCTTGCGTAATGTTGGCGTTCCTGTTGGACATAGCGTTATTGCAATACAGAGCACATTGAAGGGTCTTCGCAAACTCATCCTCAACGAAGAGAAGTTGAGAGAGGACCTTGAAAACACATGGGCAGTTGTGGCAGAAGCCATTCAGACCATCTTACGCCGTGAAGCCTATCCACATCCTTACGAGGCATTGAAGGCACTCACTCGCACAAACGAGAAGATGACAGAGGAGACAATACACGCATTCGTGCAGACACTCAACGTCAGCGACAGCGTGAAAGCCGAACTAATGGCAATCACTCCATATAACTATACAGGAATTTAA
- a CDS encoding glycine--tRNA ligase, with the protein MAQEDVFKKIVSHCKEYGFVFPSSDIYDGLAAVYDYGQNGVELKNNIKQYWWQSMVLLHSNIVGIDASIFMHPTVWKASGHVDAFNDPLIDNRDSKKRYRADNLIEDQIGKYEEKIEKEVAKAARKFGESFDEAKFRETNPRVLENQKKRDDLHARYTEAMQGPDLEALKQIILDEGIVDPISGTTNWTDVRQFNLMFSTEMGASADATNKIYLRPETAQGIFVNFLNVQKTGRMKLPFGICQIGKAFRNEIVARQFVFRMREFEQMEMQFFCQPGTEMKWFEYWKKHRLAWHEGLGMGDDNYRFHDHEKLAHYANAATDIEFHMPFGFKEVEGIHSRTNFDLSQHEKYSGRQVKYFDPERNENYTPYVVETSIGVDRMFLSVMCHSYTEEALENGSSRVVLKLPEPLAPVKCAVLPLVNKDGLPEKAQEIVNSLKFHFNTHMEAKDSIGKRYRRQDAIGTPFCVTVDGDTLTDNTVTLRYRDSMKQERVPVEKLREIIEDRVSITSLLKKIDID; encoded by the coding sequence ATGGCACAAGAGGATGTTTTCAAGAAGATTGTAAGCCACTGTAAAGAGTATGGTTTCGTCTTCCCAAGTAGTGATATTTATGATGGTTTAGCAGCTGTTTATGACTACGGTCAGAATGGTGTTGAGCTGAAAAATAATATCAAGCAATATTGGTGGCAGTCAATGGTATTGCTACATAGCAATATTGTTGGTATCGATGCCTCTATCTTTATGCACCCTACAGTATGGAAAGCAAGTGGCCACGTTGATGCTTTCAACGATCCATTGATTGACAACCGCGATTCAAAGAAGCGTTATCGTGCTGATAACCTTATCGAGGATCAGATTGGTAAATACGAGGAGAAGATAGAGAAGGAAGTAGCTAAGGCTGCAAGGAAGTTCGGTGAGTCTTTCGATGAGGCTAAGTTCCGTGAGACTAACCCACGCGTTCTTGAAAATCAGAAGAAGCGTGACGACCTTCATGCACGCTATACCGAGGCTATGCAAGGACCAGACTTGGAGGCTTTGAAGCAGATTATTCTTGACGAGGGTATAGTAGACCCAATCAGTGGTACAACTAACTGGACAGACGTTCGTCAGTTCAACCTTATGTTCTCTACTGAGATGGGTGCATCTGCCGATGCTACTAACAAGATTTATCTGCGTCCAGAGACAGCACAGGGTATCTTCGTAAACTTCCTCAACGTACAGAAGACTGGTCGTATGAAGTTGCCTTTCGGTATCTGTCAGATTGGTAAGGCCTTCCGTAACGAGATTGTTGCACGTCAGTTTGTCTTCCGTATGCGTGAGTTCGAACAGATGGAGATGCAGTTCTTCTGCCAGCCAGGAACCGAGATGAAGTGGTTTGAATATTGGAAGAAGCATCGTTTGGCATGGCATGAGGGTCTTGGTATGGGTGATGACAACTATCGTTTCCACGATCACGAGAAGTTGGCTCACTATGCTAATGCAGCAACAGATATTGAGTTCCATATGCCATTCGGCTTCAAGGAGGTTGAGGGTATTCACTCACGTACTAACTTTGACCTCTCTCAGCATGAGAAGTACTCTGGCCGTCAGGTAAAGTACTTCGACCCAGAACGCAATGAGAACTACACTCCATACGTAGTAGAAACATCTATTGGTGTTGACCGTATGTTCCTTTCTGTTATGTGTCACAGCTATACAGAGGAGGCATTGGAGAACGGTTCAAGTCGTGTTGTCTTGAAGTTGCCAGAGCCATTGGCACCTGTTAAGTGTGCAGTTCTTCCTTTGGTTAACAAGGATGGTCTGCCAGAGAAGGCGCAGGAGATTGTGAACAGTCTGAAGTTCCATTTTAATACACACATGGAGGCTAAGGATTCTATTGGTAAGCGTTACCGTCGTCAGGATGCTATCGGTACTCCTTTCTGTGTGACAGTAGATGGCGATACTTTGACAGATAATACTGTTACATTGCGTTATCGTGACTCTATGAAGCAGGAGCGTGTACCAGTTGAGAAATTGCGTGAGATTATTGAAGACCGCGTATCTATCACTTCTCTGCTGAAGAAGATTGATATTGACTAA
- a CDS encoding S41 family peptidase → MRKLYHFFLYLLIPALTLLSTVTSCVTNDQQSDSPQGNFEALWRIIDEHYCFFSQKGIDWQEVHSRYARQFDNSMTAKQQFEVMTNMLSELKDGHVNLYTSFNVGRYWSWHEDYPKNYSDSLQRLYLKTDYLIASGLDYTVLDDNIGYVRCETFQNAIGAGNLDDIFIHLQPCNGLIIDVRNNGGGNLTNAEAFAARFTNKELLVGYIQHKTGKGHNDFSALQTEYLKPGKGIRWQKPVIVLTNRSVFSAANEFVKYMKCCPNVIVVGDRTGGGAGMPFSSELPNGWSVRFSACPMYDRDKQMTEFGIDPDYKVSLTSDDFARGKDTIIEFARKLIKTFPKPQSL, encoded by the coding sequence ATGAGAAAGCTATATCACTTCTTCCTATACTTACTTATTCCGGCACTGACCCTACTCAGTACTGTGACAAGTTGCGTCACCAACGACCAGCAATCAGATAGTCCTCAAGGCAACTTTGAAGCTTTGTGGCGAATTATCGACGAGCATTACTGTTTCTTCTCACAGAAAGGGATAGACTGGCAGGAGGTACACAGCCGTTATGCACGCCAGTTTGACAACTCTATGACGGCCAAACAACAGTTCGAAGTAATGACCAATATGCTCTCAGAACTAAAGGACGGACACGTCAATTTATATACCTCTTTCAACGTAGGTCGCTATTGGTCATGGCATGAAGACTATCCCAAGAACTACTCTGATTCGCTTCAACGTCTTTATCTCAAGACTGATTACCTCATTGCAAGCGGCTTAGACTATACTGTCCTTGATGATAACATCGGCTATGTACGCTGTGAAACCTTCCAAAATGCGATTGGTGCTGGTAACCTTGACGATATATTCATTCATCTTCAACCTTGTAACGGATTGATTATCGACGTGCGCAACAACGGAGGTGGTAATCTAACAAATGCCGAAGCATTTGCTGCACGCTTCACAAACAAGGAACTACTCGTTGGCTACATACAGCATAAAACGGGAAAAGGTCATAACGACTTCTCTGCGTTACAAACTGAATATCTCAAGCCTGGAAAGGGTATCCGATGGCAGAAACCAGTTATCGTATTGACCAATCGTAGCGTCTTCTCGGCAGCAAATGAGTTTGTTAAATATATGAAGTGCTGCCCAAATGTTATTGTAGTAGGCGACCGTACGGGTGGCGGAGCTGGTATGCCCTTCTCTTCCGAGCTACCTAATGGATGGTCAGTCCGCTTCTCTGCTTGCCCAATGTACGACCGTGACAAACAAATGACGGAGTTCGGTATTGACCCAGACTATAAAGTTTCCCTCACTTCCGACGACTTCGCACGAGGCAAAGATACTATTATTGAGTTTGCAAGGAAGTTGATAAAGACCTTTCCCAAGCCCCAATCCCTCTAA
- a CDS encoding HU family DNA-binding protein, with translation MSVEIRLEQSKFKDKKGAGKWYARTVSTGVVTTDDLADSIQENTSFSRGDVRGLVIALIDEISYRLRQGETVALEGLGRFHLTVESDPVDNPDDFDIKKHIKNVKCRFVPTSTRNARTGKKNQTLAYGARVEWAEPEYDDEDDD, from the coding sequence ATGTCAGTAGAAATAAGACTGGAACAGAGTAAGTTCAAGGATAAGAAAGGAGCTGGTAAATGGTATGCTCGTACTGTTAGCACTGGAGTTGTAACGACCGATGACCTTGCTGATTCTATTCAGGAGAATACCTCGTTCTCACGTGGTGACGTGCGAGGACTTGTTATAGCTTTGATTGACGAAATCTCTTATCGTCTTCGTCAGGGCGAAACGGTAGCACTTGAGGGGTTAGGGAGGTTTCATCTGACAGTAGAGAGTGACCCCGTTGACAATCCTGACGACTTCGATATCAAGAAACATATTAAGAATGTAAAGTGTCGCTTCGTTCCTACCAGTACACGAAATGCTCGTACAGGAAAGAAAAATCAGACCCTTGCTTATGGTGCACGTGTGGAGTGGGCAGAGCCTGAGTATGATGATGAAGACGATGATTAA